A genomic region of Rhodococcus oxybenzonivorans contains the following coding sequences:
- a CDS encoding cation:proton antiporter, whose translation MADLHDFALIAVILAIAACAGLLATRLRQPMIVAFIGVGILVGPAGTGWVVADSTIELLARLGIAILLFLVGLKLDLHLIRSTGPVALATGLGQVLFTSVVGYLIAIALGMDSVTALYVAVALTFSSTIIIVKLLSDKRELEQLHGRIAVGFLIVQDIVVVLVMIALNVFGRQSGDSLALNITLVIAKGLGLLTAVAVLMRYVLPWLLHHIARSQELLVLFGVSYAVSIAAVSDTLGFSSEVGAFLAGVSLASTPYRDTLGARLVSLRDFLLLFFFLDLGPRLEFTHAADQIPEAAILPLPRHRARPGRTPGLDRRATVMSRLNPSLDNSDQLRAYLIGSRFSPDLSPVCWYSMIGEPCFPDRLPRRLSARTVRRWSGRVPIVVATGEHGKLVSPECLQPRVRSLLGVQVCTIAWVGHLTLREASNAVAELISATPHTREDAV comes from the coding sequence ATGGCGGACTTGCACGACTTCGCACTGATCGCGGTCATCCTGGCCATCGCCGCGTGCGCAGGATTGCTGGCCACCCGGCTGCGGCAGCCGATGATCGTCGCATTCATCGGAGTCGGCATCCTGGTCGGACCGGCCGGAACCGGCTGGGTGGTCGCCGACAGCACGATCGAGCTTCTGGCACGCCTCGGCATCGCCATCTTGCTGTTTCTGGTCGGTTTGAAGCTCGACCTGCACCTGATCCGCAGCACCGGGCCGGTCGCCCTGGCCACCGGTCTCGGGCAGGTCCTGTTCACCTCCGTGGTCGGGTACCTGATCGCGATCGCTTTGGGAATGGACTCGGTGACCGCACTGTATGTCGCGGTCGCTCTTACCTTCTCCTCGACGATCATCATCGTGAAGCTGCTGTCGGACAAACGTGAACTAGAACAGCTCCACGGGCGGATCGCGGTCGGTTTCCTGATCGTCCAGGACATCGTCGTGGTGCTGGTGATGATCGCTCTCAACGTCTTCGGACGGCAGAGCGGGGACAGCCTGGCACTGAACATCACGCTGGTCATCGCCAAGGGCCTCGGCCTGCTCACCGCCGTCGCCGTGCTGATGCGCTACGTGCTGCCCTGGCTGCTGCACCACATCGCCCGATCCCAGGAACTGCTCGTGCTGTTCGGGGTGTCCTACGCTGTCTCGATCGCCGCGGTGAGCGACACACTCGGTTTCAGCTCCGAAGTGGGCGCCTTCCTGGCCGGGGTATCCCTGGCGAGCACCCCGTACCGGGACACGCTCGGGGCACGGCTGGTCAGCCTGCGTGACTTCCTATTGCTGTTCTTCTTCCTGGATTTGGGACCACGGCTGGAATTCACCCACGCCGCCGACCAAATTCCCGAGGCAGCGATCTTGCCACTACCCCGTCACCGGGCGAGGCCCGGACGTACTCCCGGGCTCGATCGCAGGGCGACGGTCATGTCGCGCCTCAATCCCTCACTCGACAACAGCGACCAACTGCGGGCGTATCTGATCGGGTCCCGGTTCTCTCCGGATTTGAGCCCGGTTTGCTGGTACAGCATGATCGGCGAACCCTGCTTCCCCGATCGGTTGCCGCGCCGTCTGTCCGCCCGGACGGTGCGCCGCTGGTCCGGGCGGGTCCCGATCGTCGTCGCGACCGGCGAGCACGGCAAGCTGGTCAGCCCCGAGTGCCTGCAGCCACGGGTGCGATCGCTGCTCGGAGTCCAGGTGTGCACCATTGCCTGGGTGGGGCACCTGACGTTGCGTGAGGCCTCGAACGCCGTCGCCGAGTTGATCTCCGCGACTCCACACACACGGGAGGATGCAGTGTGA
- a CDS encoding potassium/proton antiporter has protein sequence MSIQLPADWWILVVAALLVGGVLAGGFASRLRLPGLLLFLVLGMVIGDDGLRLVSLGDPRVAQIGGTIALLLILYEGGLTTKPKDLWAGAVPGSLLATVGVLLTAGVVGAGTYFLLDIDVLTAFLIGAVVASTDAAAVFAVLRRAPLPRRLASLLEVESGANDPLAIMLTIGLIETWRGAPGVADWAGFAVLQLGGGLAIGGLIGIAGSWTLMRVNLGPEGAYPVLALGIAGLSYGAAAAAGASGFLAVYVTGLIVGAQVPLHRRGIRTFHRGLSGTAEVGLFLLLGVLVFPSQLPAVIGPGLIVTIVLVLVARPIAVVLCLVWLRYRWQELTLISWAGLRGAVPIVLATFPFVAGYPDGLFIFNIIFFVVLVSAAVQGSSIRLVARWLGLRTNTTALDPVAENVPIGSINTEMIEVRVTDDLYIAGRQLKDLTPPHGLITSILRGNRILIPSPRTRIRSGDLVIIAAPHHSSASKRVTAWARGEQPPPTGHHPPRSPSG, from the coding sequence ATGAGCATCCAACTCCCGGCCGACTGGTGGATATTGGTCGTCGCAGCGTTGCTGGTCGGTGGTGTGCTCGCAGGAGGGTTCGCCAGCCGGTTACGGCTGCCGGGGTTGCTGCTGTTCCTCGTGCTGGGCATGGTCATCGGGGACGACGGGCTCCGTCTGGTCAGCCTGGGCGATCCGCGTGTCGCCCAGATCGGTGGCACGATAGCGCTTCTGCTGATCCTGTATGAGGGCGGGTTGACCACCAAACCCAAGGATCTGTGGGCAGGCGCTGTGCCGGGATCGCTCCTGGCGACGGTCGGCGTGCTGCTCACCGCGGGAGTTGTCGGTGCGGGCACCTATTTCTTGCTCGACATCGACGTGCTGACCGCGTTTCTGATCGGCGCTGTTGTCGCTTCCACCGACGCCGCCGCGGTGTTCGCGGTGCTACGCCGCGCGCCGCTACCTCGCCGGCTCGCCTCACTGCTGGAAGTCGAATCCGGAGCCAACGATCCCCTCGCGATCATGCTGACGATCGGACTGATCGAGACCTGGCGCGGTGCTCCGGGGGTTGCCGACTGGGCAGGTTTCGCGGTGCTGCAACTCGGCGGCGGGCTTGCGATCGGCGGGCTCATCGGTATCGCGGGCAGCTGGACGCTGATGCGCGTGAATCTGGGACCCGAGGGCGCCTACCCGGTGCTGGCACTCGGTATCGCGGGTCTGTCCTACGGCGCGGCCGCCGCAGCCGGTGCCTCCGGCTTCCTGGCGGTGTACGTCACCGGCCTCATCGTCGGTGCCCAGGTACCGCTACATCGCCGGGGCATCCGCACCTTCCATCGCGGACTGTCCGGCACCGCCGAGGTCGGGCTGTTCCTGCTCCTCGGTGTCCTGGTGTTCCCCTCGCAGCTGCCCGCCGTGATCGGTCCCGGGCTGATCGTTACGATCGTCCTAGTGCTCGTCGCGCGCCCGATCGCCGTGGTGTTGTGCCTGGTCTGGCTGCGGTATCGGTGGCAGGAACTCACACTCATCAGCTGGGCGGGACTGCGCGGTGCGGTCCCGATCGTGCTCGCCACCTTCCCATTCGTGGCCGGGTATCCGGACGGGCTGTTCATCTTCAACATAATCTTTTTCGTCGTCCTGGTCTCGGCCGCGGTGCAGGGATCCAGCATCCGCCTCGTCGCCCGCTGGCTCGGTCTGCGCACCAACACCACCGCCCTCGACCCGGTCGCGGAGAATGTGCCCATCGGCAGCATCAACACCGAGATGATCGAGGTCCGGGTCACCGACGACCTGTACATCGCCGGTCGCCAACTCAAAGATCTCACCCCGCCCCATGGGCTGATCACCTCCATCCTGCGGGGAAACCGAATCCTGATTCCCTCGCCCCGCACCCGTATCCGCAGCGGCGACCTCGTCATCATCGCCGCCCCACACCACAGCTCCGCCAGCAAACGCGTCACCGCCTGGGCGCGCGGTGAGCAACCACCACCGACCGGTCACCACCCGCCGCGCAGCCCATCAGGGTGA
- the nhaA gene encoding Na+/H+ antiporter NhaA encodes MNNRPTAKAALFPRGSWAETSRIAELLRRETVGGALLLMAAVVAMVWANSPWSSGYDALREYTVGPEALHLNLSVGMWAADGLLAIFFFVVGLELKREFVAGDLRDPRRAALPIAAAVGGMALPAAVFVAVNARTGGDALQGWAIPTATDIAFALAVLAVISTHLPSTLRTFLLTLAVVDDLLAITIIAVFYTDKLSVLPLLAALIPLAAFAFAVQRRVRSWWLLLPLAAATWALVHASGVHATVAGVLLGFTVPVIRSRAAGGPDAGPGLAEHFERRIRPLSAGFAVPVFAFFAAGVTVGGLTGLSDALSDPITLGIIFGLVLGKTCGIFGTTYLLSRFTRATLDSGLRWIDVLGVAVLAGIGFTVSLLIGELAFGEASPRDDHVKIGVLSGSLIAAFVAAVILRIRNRAYRLIAEEETVDADADGVPDVFTDNGRDTRPDGSPGPTGRRGTTPVRTVRGVRCGRRRGRRPR; translated from the coding sequence GTGAACAACCGACCCACTGCCAAGGCGGCCCTGTTCCCGCGGGGATCGTGGGCCGAGACCTCTCGCATCGCCGAGCTCCTCCGCCGGGAGACCGTCGGCGGCGCGCTGCTACTCATGGCCGCCGTCGTCGCGATGGTGTGGGCCAATTCCCCGTGGTCCAGCGGCTACGACGCCCTGCGCGAGTACACGGTCGGGCCCGAGGCGCTGCACTTGAATCTGTCGGTGGGGATGTGGGCGGCGGACGGTTTGCTGGCGATCTTCTTCTTCGTCGTCGGTCTCGAACTCAAACGTGAGTTCGTCGCCGGGGATCTGCGTGACCCGCGGCGGGCGGCGCTGCCGATCGCGGCGGCGGTCGGCGGCATGGCGCTGCCAGCGGCGGTGTTCGTGGCGGTCAATGCCCGCACCGGCGGCGACGCGCTGCAGGGGTGGGCGATTCCCACGGCCACCGACATCGCGTTCGCTCTGGCGGTGCTGGCGGTAATCAGCACCCACCTGCCGTCGACGCTGCGCACCTTCCTGCTGACGCTCGCGGTCGTCGACGACCTGCTCGCGATCACCATCATCGCCGTCTTCTACACTGACAAACTTTCGGTGTTGCCGCTGTTGGCGGCGCTGATTCCGTTGGCGGCGTTCGCCTTTGCCGTGCAGCGGCGGGTCCGGTCGTGGTGGCTGCTGCTTCCCCTGGCGGCGGCGACGTGGGCGTTGGTTCATGCCTCCGGGGTGCACGCCACCGTCGCCGGAGTGCTGTTGGGATTCACGGTGCCGGTGATCCGCAGCCGGGCCGCCGGGGGTCCGGACGCCGGGCCCGGGCTGGCCGAGCACTTCGAACGCCGAATCCGCCCCCTCTCTGCGGGGTTCGCGGTTCCGGTGTTCGCGTTTTTCGCCGCCGGCGTGACCGTTGGCGGGCTGACCGGGTTGTCCGACGCGTTGTCCGATCCGATCACGCTGGGCATCATCTTCGGCCTCGTGCTCGGGAAAACCTGCGGCATCTTCGGCACCACCTACCTGTTGTCCCGATTCACCCGGGCCACCCTCGATTCCGGGCTGCGCTGGATCGACGTCCTCGGGGTCGCGGTCCTCGCCGGCATCGGGTTCACCGTGTCCCTGCTAATCGGGGAACTCGCCTTCGGCGAGGCCAGCCCGCGCGACGATCACGTCAAGATCGGTGTCCTGTCAGGTTCGCTGATCGCCGCCTTCGTCGCCGCCGTCATCCTGAGGATCCGCAACCGCGCCTACCGGCTGATAGCCGAGGAAGAGACGGTCGACGCGGACGCCGACGGCGTTCCCGATGTGTTCACCGACAACGGCCGGGACACGCGGCCGGACGGGTCCCCGGGCCCGACCGGACGACGCGGTACCACCCCGGTGCGCACCGTCAGGGGTGTCCGTTGCGGTCGCCGCCGCGGGCGTCGTCCTCGATGA
- a CDS encoding universal stress protein encodes MNRDGPVPCVVVPLDGSAQARRALDPAMRVAQVLGCSIELVTVYDPVRGRWARDLDDIADRMPFEQVEVAVVGSGWPGEVLADVAGDHPGTLICMATQDHDQLQRLALGSVSTHLMRATDGPILFVGPGYTPQQDLPRYRDLVVCIDNSSRADTAVRLAAVWAARLGLGITLVHVAADLAGQLEMESELAAYVDRLTDGGAAATATVLISDSPAHAVAELLGSRPDALALTVSQGRGSLTRLLLGSVTSELLARSPAPVLVA; translated from the coding sequence ATGAATCGCGACGGGCCGGTCCCGTGTGTGGTGGTGCCGCTGGACGGATCGGCGCAGGCCCGCCGGGCGCTGGATCCGGCGATGCGCGTCGCTCAGGTCTTGGGCTGTTCGATCGAGCTGGTCACAGTCTATGACCCGGTGCGTGGGCGGTGGGCGCGCGATCTGGACGACATCGCCGACCGGATGCCTTTTGAACAGGTCGAGGTTGCCGTCGTCGGATCGGGCTGGCCCGGTGAGGTCCTTGCCGATGTGGCCGGCGACCATCCGGGAACCCTGATCTGCATGGCCACCCAGGACCACGACCAACTCCAGCGGCTGGCCCTGGGCAGCGTGTCCACCCATCTGATGCGCGCGACCGACGGCCCGATTTTGTTCGTCGGCCCCGGCTACACGCCCCAGCAGGACCTGCCGAGATATCGCGACCTGGTGGTGTGCATCGACAATTCCTCGCGCGCGGACACCGCCGTGAGGCTGGCGGCTGTGTGGGCGGCGCGACTCGGACTCGGCATCACACTCGTCCACGTCGCCGCAGACCTCGCCGGCCAACTGGAAATGGAATCCGAACTCGCCGCCTACGTCGACCGGCTCACCGACGGTGGCGCGGCAGCCACCGCGACGGTGCTGATATCCGACAGCCCGGCTCACGCCGTCGCCGAACTCCTCGGATCCCGCCCGGACGCCCTCGCGCTGACCGTGTCACAAGGCCGCGGCAGCTTGACCCGGCTATTACTCGGCAGTGTCACCTCCGAACTGCTCGCCCGCAGCCCCGCCCCCGTACTCGTCGCATAG
- a CDS encoding N-formylglutamate amidohydrolase: protein MLPSLTALGSADPHVITVPARTGTNVELRIHTWLTVFDVAAEEWVPAASGFVVTVLVYIVDAATGRPRYLPVTEPGEWARAIFADVDAAQGYFLGAVDPDTGEHRDGQLAYRLYLGADWQAIRAPRQVVGCPHYRLRAGDTDPEIRIVTTA, encoded by the coding sequence GTGCTGCCGTCCTTGACCGCATTGGGTTCTGCGGATCCGCACGTGATCACCGTGCCTGCCCGGACCGGCACGAACGTCGAGCTGCGGATCCACACGTGGCTCACGGTGTTCGATGTGGCGGCCGAGGAGTGGGTGCCGGCGGCATCGGGGTTCGTGGTCACCGTGCTCGTGTACATCGTCGACGCCGCAACGGGGCGACCGCGTTATCTCCCGGTCACCGAGCCGGGTGAGTGGGCGCGGGCGATCTTCGCAGATGTCGACGCGGCGCAGGGGTATTTCCTCGGCGCCGTCGACCCGGACACCGGTGAGCACCGGGACGGGCAGCTGGCCTACCGGCTCTACCTCGGCGCCGACTGGCAGGCGATCCGGGCGCCTCGCCAAGTCGTTGGATGTCCGCACTACCGCCTGCGGGCAGGCGATACCGATCCTGAGATTCGGATCGTCACCACCGCCTGA